The Edaphobacter sp. 12200R-103 genome contains a region encoding:
- a CDS encoding FAD-linked oxidase C-terminal domain-containing protein: MSSLLTSAVISELREIVGEKSLITAPAQLQTYECDGLTAFRTPPLAVLLPESTEQVQKILRLCHRERIPFVARGSGTGLSGGALPSEGSVVISLSRMNRILNIDIPNQQITVQPGVINSNVTAAVAAQGYFYAPDPSSQTVCSIGGNIAENAGGAHCLKYGFTVTHILEMTVVLPNGDLVKMGGKTLDAPGYDLSGVFIGSEGTLGVATEATLRIMRRPETIQVILAAFDSISAAAQSVSDVIASRQLPAAMEIMDRLSIEAAEVSVHPNYPVCEALLLIELDGPEAEVNLQMDAVTDICRKNGASETRLAVDEKARLLVWKGRKAAFAAAGRLSPNYIVQDGVIPRTSLPVVLEKLNSMAAAEGLRVTNVFHAGDGNLHPIVLYNRDNLGEEEKAIDLSLRILDVCVEAGGSITGEHGVGREKQCSMSYMFADPDLETMQKVRRAFDPLNLANPEKIFPTPRLCGERSRGAYVAHPLEASGIAEIF, from the coding sequence ATGTCTTCCTTGCTGACATCAGCCGTTATCTCTGAGCTGCGCGAGATCGTAGGCGAAAAGAGCCTGATTACAGCACCGGCTCAGTTGCAGACCTACGAGTGCGATGGGCTTACAGCCTTTCGCACTCCTCCGTTGGCTGTTCTGCTTCCTGAATCGACCGAGCAGGTCCAGAAGATCCTGCGGCTGTGTCATCGTGAGCGAATTCCATTTGTTGCGCGCGGCTCTGGAACCGGGCTGTCCGGCGGCGCTCTTCCTTCGGAAGGCTCCGTCGTGATCAGTCTCTCGCGGATGAACCGCATCCTTAATATCGATATACCCAATCAGCAGATTACGGTCCAGCCCGGCGTCATCAATTCCAATGTGACTGCGGCGGTAGCGGCCCAGGGATACTTTTACGCTCCTGATCCAAGTTCTCAAACGGTCTGCTCGATCGGCGGGAATATCGCCGAGAACGCAGGGGGAGCGCACTGCCTGAAGTATGGCTTTACTGTGACCCATATCCTCGAGATGACCGTCGTGCTTCCCAATGGCGATCTGGTGAAGATGGGCGGAAAGACGCTCGATGCGCCTGGTTATGACCTGTCCGGCGTATTTATTGGAAGCGAAGGGACCCTGGGGGTCGCCACCGAGGCTACGCTTAGGATCATGCGGCGCCCGGAGACGATCCAGGTCATTCTTGCAGCGTTCGACTCCATCTCTGCAGCGGCGCAGTCGGTTTCGGATGTGATTGCGTCAAGGCAATTGCCCGCAGCTATGGAGATTATGGACCGCCTTTCCATCGAGGCGGCGGAAGTCTCGGTTCATCCCAACTATCCCGTCTGTGAAGCCCTTCTGTTGATCGAACTGGATGGACCGGAGGCAGAGGTGAATCTGCAGATGGATGCCGTGACCGATATCTGCAGGAAGAACGGAGCCTCGGAGACGCGACTGGCGGTCGATGAGAAGGCGCGATTGCTCGTCTGGAAGGGACGCAAGGCTGCCTTTGCTGCTGCTGGAAGGCTTTCGCCAAACTATATCGTTCAGGATGGCGTCATTCCACGCACTTCGCTTCCGGTTGTTCTCGAAAAGCTGAACTCAATGGCAGCTGCAGAGGGGCTGCGGGTGACGAACGTCTTTCATGCCGGCGACGGTAACCTCCATCCCATCGTCCTCTACAACCGTGACAACCTCGGTGAAGAAGAAAAGGCAATTGATCTGTCGCTGCGCATCCTGGACGTGTGCGTGGAGGCCGGCGGCTCCATCACCGGCGAGCATGGCGTAGGTCGCGAAAAACAATGCAGCATGAGCTATATGTTTGCCGATCCGGACCTGGAGACTATGCAGAAGGTGCGGCGGGCGTTCGATCCGCTGAACCTGGCAAACCCCGAGAAGATATTCCCCACACCGCGGCTCTGCGGTGAGCGGTCAAGAGGAGCTTATGTGGCGCATCCTCTTGAGGCGAGCGGTATCGCGGAGATATTCTGA
- a CDS encoding FAD-binding oxidoreductase — MSIEIVLSDDIRFEHLSQGQNARFPETAHDRASRVALCDSTEDVAEVLERFVRAGLRPTVRSGGHCYEDFVDNNPGGAIIDLSLLSGTAPLPHGPKYRLGAGTKLGQAYPDLYKRDLVTIPGGTCPPVGAGGHISGGGYGLLSRLHGITPDWVSAVDIVTVDHAGKAKIVRADKRQNSDLLRACRGAGGGNFGIITNFYFDTLPKAPTEVLRGSVSFGWDGMTEERFERVLYLFSNYWETRGRDPETWGLFSIFNLSHRSSGHLGMSVNFTNPDGTVNDTRVVEEFLAMFDECKPVAQLSVHPAMAEHHPEPPPSGTNLCLAKHTLNKMAWIDANSGRSGGGRGGPIVNHRHKYKSTFMKKSFTPEEARCFYKHLTREIPGADLSSSTVLADSFGGAVNKKEKYEETSAAQRDSILKLQFISTWTDSAQDQGHAQWMRDFYTELYSIGKTGSKHAGTPFWGDQYQGCYINYPDADMLQYDFWPQLYYGTDDLYPFLQSVKRRYDPNNIFHHAMSVRV, encoded by the coding sequence ATGTCTATTGAGATCGTTTTATCCGACGATATCCGGTTTGAGCATCTGAGTCAGGGCCAGAACGCCCGCTTCCCTGAAACAGCCCATGATCGCGCAAGCAGAGTCGCCCTTTGCGATAGCACGGAGGATGTTGCTGAAGTGCTCGAGCGTTTCGTCCGCGCCGGCCTGCGGCCAACGGTGCGCTCCGGCGGACATTGCTATGAGGACTTCGTTGACAACAACCCAGGCGGAGCGATCATCGACCTCAGCCTGCTTTCTGGCACTGCTCCTCTTCCCCACGGTCCGAAATATCGGCTTGGAGCGGGCACGAAACTCGGACAGGCTTACCCGGACCTTTACAAGCGCGACCTGGTAACTATCCCTGGTGGAACATGCCCTCCCGTCGGCGCTGGCGGACATATCTCCGGTGGTGGTTACGGCCTCCTCTCACGCCTGCATGGAATCACGCCCGATTGGGTGAGTGCAGTCGATATTGTCACGGTTGACCATGCAGGAAAAGCGAAGATTGTTCGCGCCGACAAAAGGCAGAACAGCGATCTGCTTCGAGCGTGCCGCGGTGCCGGCGGAGGAAACTTCGGCATCATCACGAACTTCTACTTCGACACCCTGCCAAAGGCCCCGACCGAGGTCCTGCGAGGCAGTGTCAGCTTCGGCTGGGATGGTATGACGGAAGAGCGCTTTGAGCGAGTCCTCTATCTGTTCAGCAACTACTGGGAGACCCGTGGCAGAGATCCTGAAACCTGGGGCCTGTTCTCCATCTTCAATCTCTCCCACCGCAGCTCCGGGCATCTTGGCATGTCCGTAAACTTCACGAACCCGGACGGAACCGTCAACGACACCCGAGTGGTGGAAGAGTTCCTCGCGATGTTCGATGAGTGCAAGCCAGTGGCGCAGCTTTCGGTCCATCCCGCGATGGCCGAGCATCACCCTGAACCACCCCCGTCAGGAACGAACCTGTGTCTGGCCAAACACACCCTGAACAAGATGGCCTGGATCGACGCCAACAGCGGACGATCCGGAGGCGGCAGGGGTGGTCCGATCGTGAATCACCGTCACAAGTACAAATCAACCTTTATGAAGAAGAGCTTCACTCCTGAAGAGGCTCGTTGTTTCTATAAGCACCTCACCCGCGAGATTCCAGGAGCCGACCTGTCCAGCAGCACCGTGCTCGCAGACTCCTTTGGGGGCGCTGTCAACAAGAAGGAGAAATACGAAGAAACCTCTGCTGCACAGCGTGATTCCATTCTGAAGCTGCAGTTCATCTCCACCTGGACTGATTCTGCACAGGACCAGGGACATGCGCAGTGGATGCGGGACTTCTACACCGAGCTCTACTCGATCGGAAAAACAGGAAGTAAGCATGCCGGAACCCCCTTCTGGGGCGATCAGTATCAGGGCTGCTATATCAACTATCCGGACGCCGATATGCTGCAGTACGACTTCTGGCCTCAGCTTTACTATGGAACTGATGACCTCTACCCATTTCTGCAGAGCGTGAAGCGGCGCTACGATCCCAACAATATCTTCCATCACGCCATGTCGGTACGTGTTTGA
- a CDS encoding FAD-binding oxidoreductase, producing MHSFVESWVREATAHFGETVSAASPNAESVLASPIDVEQVSKILAFANDRRLSVVPVGGGTKQQWGRGAAPHIYLSLARLDRVIEHPWQDLTCTVQAGCAWSKLQQALAMHGQFVGLDPLFPERATVGGIIASNDSGALRLRYGGLRDLVIGMTLVLADGTIARTGGKVVKNVAGYDLAKLLTGSLGTLAVITEINFRLHSLPHHLRRFSVSAPQASRFSSLLASIRASHLLAQTLQITCKPEISRMSIVLDAHAAAHQEELLSRMVADEGLSLEEMPASSDMERDALFQADATVLKIATMPAQVCETAGLLQKVSPALEVESVSQAHGLHTVAMRGPSASVIEAIHRIRSGMLHPESTVSVLQMAPGVDVKALEIPAPALNVMQAIKQQFDPENILGPGKFF from the coding sequence ATGCATTCTTTCGTGGAGTCATGGGTCCGTGAGGCTACAGCGCATTTTGGGGAGACGGTTTCCGCAGCCAGCCCAAATGCTGAGTCGGTTCTTGCTTCTCCAATCGACGTAGAACAGGTTTCGAAGATACTCGCCTTTGCAAACGATCGCCGGTTGAGTGTGGTCCCGGTAGGCGGCGGCACCAAGCAGCAGTGGGGAAGGGGAGCGGCTCCTCACATCTATCTATCTCTGGCTCGCCTCGATCGTGTGATCGAACATCCCTGGCAGGATCTTACCTGTACGGTTCAGGCAGGGTGCGCATGGTCGAAGCTTCAGCAGGCGCTCGCCATGCATGGCCAGTTCGTCGGTCTGGACCCGCTGTTTCCCGAACGCGCAACCGTTGGAGGGATCATAGCGAGTAACGACTCCGGAGCATTGCGCCTGCGTTACGGCGGCCTGCGCGACCTGGTGATTGGTATGACGCTGGTGCTTGCGGATGGAACCATCGCGAGGACAGGCGGCAAAGTGGTGAAGAATGTCGCAGGCTACGATCTTGCAAAGCTGTTGACAGGAAGCCTTGGGACGCTCGCGGTCATCACGGAGATCAACTTCCGCCTGCACTCTCTTCCTCATCACCTGCGGAGATTCTCTGTCTCCGCGCCACAGGCGTCGCGGTTTTCGTCTCTGCTCGCCTCCATTCGCGCGAGTCACCTACTGGCGCAGACATTGCAGATAACGTGTAAGCCAGAGATCTCCCGTATGAGCATCGTGCTCGATGCTCATGCCGCAGCTCACCAGGAAGAATTGCTTTCGCGGATGGTAGCTGACGAAGGGCTAAGCCTGGAAGAGATGCCCGCATCCAGCGATATGGAGCGGGATGCGCTCTTCCAGGCCGATGCAACCGTTCTGAAGATAGCGACCATGCCAGCGCAGGTATGCGAGACAGCCGGTCTGCTTCAAAAGGTATCTCCGGCGCTTGAGGTCGAGTCGGTCTCGCAGGCTCATGGGCTACACACTGTAGCAATGCGAGGTCCGTCGGCGAGCGTGATAGAGGCTATTCATCGAATCCGTTCAGGGATGCTGCATCCGGAATCGACGGTATCGGTCCTGCAGATGGCTCCGGGTGTCGATGTCAAGGCGCTTGAGATTCCAGCACCTGCTTTGAATGTGATGCAGGCAATCAAACAGCAGTTCGACCCGGAGAATATTCTTGGTCCGGGAAAATTCTTTTAG
- the aceB gene encoding malate synthase A, whose product MSNLPSGIKIIAPVSSEFAEIVSPDAMAFLANLQRKFGARRKELLAARVARQARLDGGEKPDFLAETKHIREGKWRCAPIPADLQDRRVEITGPVDRKMIINALNSGSYVFMADFEDSSTPLWKNLIEGQINLRDAIRRVISFEDEKTGKSYKLNEKTAVLFVRARGWHMVEQHVLVDDEPMSASIFDFGLYFFHNAKELLARGSGPYFYLPKMESHLEARLWNEIFVEAQNTLGVPQGSIRATCLIETILATFEMDEFLYELRDHSAGLNCGRWDYIFSYIKKLAGDRSIVLPDRSQVTMTTHFMRSYSKLCIKTCHNREIHAMGGMSAYIPIKSDPVANEKALSQVRADKEREAVDGHDGTWVAHPGLVPVALEVFNRVMPQPNQIDKKLSDFEATAADLLEVPQGEITEAGLRQNVAVGLGYVEAWLRGIGCVPLFNLMEDAATAEISRAQLWQWVHHGAALQDGRKVTVDLCDQVIDEELAKVKPSVEPERYAAYERAAALMRNLIRSDRFIEFLTLPAYDEVLKTEVFA is encoded by the coding sequence GTGTCTAACCTGCCGTCTGGAATCAAGATCATTGCACCTGTCTCGTCCGAATTTGCGGAAATCGTTTCGCCGGATGCGATGGCGTTTCTTGCAAATCTTCAGCGCAAGTTCGGTGCTCGCAGGAAAGAACTGCTGGCCGCGCGCGTTGCGCGCCAAGCGAGGCTCGATGGGGGAGAGAAGCCGGATTTTCTTGCAGAGACCAAGCACATTCGGGAAGGGAAGTGGCGCTGCGCACCCATTCCGGCCGACCTTCAGGATCGCCGCGTCGAGATTACCGGACCAGTCGATCGGAAGATGATCATCAACGCGCTCAACTCGGGATCGTATGTTTTCATGGCGGACTTTGAGGATTCCTCAACACCGTTGTGGAAGAATCTGATTGAGGGACAGATTAACCTGCGCGATGCCATTCGCCGCGTCATCTCCTTTGAAGACGAGAAGACCGGTAAAAGTTACAAGTTGAACGAAAAGACCGCGGTCCTGTTTGTCCGCGCCCGTGGCTGGCACATGGTGGAACAGCATGTGCTGGTGGACGATGAGCCGATGTCTGCCTCTATCTTCGATTTCGGTTTGTATTTCTTCCATAACGCAAAGGAACTGCTGGCGCGTGGCAGCGGACCTTACTTCTATCTTCCGAAGATGGAGTCTCATTTGGAGGCGCGTCTGTGGAACGAAATCTTTGTGGAAGCGCAAAATACGCTCGGAGTTCCGCAAGGAAGTATTCGCGCAACCTGTCTGATCGAGACGATTCTGGCGACGTTCGAAATGGACGAGTTCCTCTACGAGCTTCGCGACCACTCCGCCGGACTGAACTGCGGCCGCTGGGATTACATCTTCTCCTATATCAAGAAGCTCGCCGGCGATCGCTCCATTGTGCTTCCCGATCGATCACAGGTGACCATGACGACCCATTTCATGCGTAGCTACTCGAAGCTGTGCATCAAGACGTGCCACAACCGCGAGATCCATGCCATGGGGGGGATGTCGGCTTATATCCCGATCAAGTCCGATCCGGTCGCGAACGAGAAGGCTCTCAGCCAGGTACGTGCCGACAAGGAGCGGGAGGCAGTGGATGGCCACGACGGAACTTGGGTGGCGCATCCGGGGCTGGTTCCGGTGGCGCTCGAAGTCTTTAACCGTGTGATGCCTCAGCCCAACCAGATCGATAAGAAACTCTCGGACTTTGAGGCGACAGCGGCGGACCTGTTGGAGGTTCCACAGGGTGAGATCACGGAAGCCGGACTTCGCCAGAACGTTGCTGTAGGGCTGGGATATGTGGAAGCCTGGCTGAGAGGTATCGGCTGCGTACCGCTCTTCAACCTGATGGAGGATGCTGCGACCGCAGAGATCAGCCGCGCCCAGTTGTGGCAGTGGGTGCATCATGGGGCTGCGCTTCAGGATGGACGCAAGGTAACGGTGGACTTATGCGATCAGGTTATCGATGAGGAACTGGCAAAAGTGAAGCCTTCGGTGGAACCGGAGCGCTACGCGGCCTACGAAAGAGCGGCCGCACTGATGCGGAATCTCATTCGCAGCGACAGATTCATTGAGTTCCTCACGTTGCCTGCCTACGACGAGGTTCTGAAGACAGAGGTATTTGCCTAG